In Leuconostoc kimchii IMSNU 11154, the DNA window AATAGGTAAACCATCAGCTAGCTCTGCCGTATCCATGATTGCTTCACCCAGCGTTGGGTGTGGATGAATAGTTAACGAAATGTCATTGGTAGTCAAACCATTTTCAATAGCCAAGGACAGCTCTGAAATCAAATCAGATGCACTTGGACCAACGATTTGCGCGCCCAACAGCGCATTTGTCTTTTTATCACTAATCAAACGAATGAATCCAGTCGTATCATCCATTGAAATAGCACGGCCATTCCCAGCAAAAGGAAATTTTGATATTTTTACCTCTAAATTGTCAGATTTAATCGTCTCTAAATCTTCACCTGTTGTGGCTAATTCAAATTGCGTATAAGCAACAGCGGGTAATGAATAGTGTAAATCACGTGCTTGTTTGTCACCAGAAATTGCAGCAGCAGCGATTTTTCCTTGAAAACTAGCCTTGTGAGCTAATTGTGGGCCCGCCGTAATATCACCAATTGCAAAGATGTGTGGTACACGTGTTTGCATATTTTCCGCCACGTCAATGACACCGCGTTCGGTCAGCTTCACATCAGTATTGTTTAAACCAATCGCATCAGTATTTGCGCGTCGACCTACTGCTACCAATAGATAATCACCAGTAACACTTTGCTCCTTACCATCAACTTCATAGTTTAATGTGACATGATCTGCCGTTTGTACGGCTGACTTAGCCGTTGCTGAGGTCACTACCTCACCACCCTGTTTTTTAAAATCATCCAATACCGGTTTTGTCATTTCATGATCGAAACCATTTAACGTATGATCTAACCCCTCTATGATTGTCACTTTAGTGCCTAAGTTAGCATAAACACCACCTAATTCAGACCCAATAACACCACCACCAACAATAATAAGTTTTTCAGGTATTTGTTCGAGTGATAAAGCACCAGTCGAATCAATAATACGATCACCAAATGGCATACTTGGAATCTCTATTGGTCGAGACCCCGTTGCAATAATTGCATTGTTAAACTGAAGTAATTCATGACCATCATCTTGAACAATATTAACCGTCTCGTTATCATTAAACGTTGCTTCACCCTTGATAATGTCTACATGATGCTTTTTAAGCAGCAATTTCACACCAGAAGTGAGTGTGTTCACCACAGTATTCTGTTTCCAACTCTGTGTTTTCGACCAATCAAGTGTGACATTTTCTGTTTCCAATCCAAAAGGTGTTTCAGAAATTGCTTCACGGTAATGATGCCCAACGTTAATTAATGCTTTTGAAGGAATACATCCAATATTTAAGCAAACACCACCAATTTCATCACGTTCAATAATAGTCACTTTTTGACCTAGTTCAGCTGCGCGAATAGCAGCAACATAACCACCAGGTCCAGAACCGATGATAATCGTATCAACATCTCGTGCTTGTGCGCCAACAACCATAATTTAAACCTCCATCAGCATATACGCTGGATCAGCCAACAGCTGCTTTAAGTAGTTGAGAGCCGCTTGTCCTAACATCCCATCAATCAAACGATGATCGTAGCTCAAGGACAACTTCATGTTTTGCCCTACGACAATGTCATCGTTTTCATCAATCATTGGTTCTTTCACAATCGTTCCCAATCCTAAAATAGCAACTTCCTTACCATTAATAATTGGCGTAAACCATGTGCCACGCGCTGAACCAAGGTTAGAAATCGTAATCGTACTACCCCGCATTTGTTGAGATGTTATCGAACCCTCACGTACAGCCTCAGACAACTCAACAATTTCTTTAGCAATCGTCAAAATAGACTTCTGATCTGCATGCATAATAACTGGTACATATAATCCCGATGGGGCATTTACAGCAATACCCATGTTAACATCCTCATGATAAATAATTTCATTAGTATCCATATCAACACTCGCATTGATCTCGGGGAATTTCTTGGCAGTTGCTGCCAATGCTTTTACAGCATATGCTAGATACGTTAAGCGGACACCATCAGCTTGTGCCTGTGCCTTGAAACTACTGCGATGCGCAACCAGTTTACTGACTTCGACAGAATCAAAATTTGTCACCGAAGGAATCGTTGCGTTTTGCGCACCCATTGCTTTGGCAATTGCACGACGAGTTGGTGTCATTGGCTGTCGACCCTCATGCAATACTTCAGGTGCCTTCGGAGTGATATCATTTGGCTTTGTACCTTGTTGCGTTGCCACTTCCACTGGCGCGACAGCTTGACTTTCACTAACGTTCTCTTTATTAAACGATTCAACATCTGACAGTGTCACATGGCCATGACGTCCTGTTGGCGTTACCGTTGTTAAATCAATTCCTTTTTCAAATGCTAAGTGACGAACAGACGGCATAGCTAACACATGGCCATTAGCCACCTTAACCATTTGAGTCGTATCGTCTGACGTTACCAAAGGTACTTCATCTTCAGAAGAAGGCGCTGTTGTTTCGACAACAGTTTTCTCATCGCTACCAGTATCTGGTGTCCCACTACCATCAAACTCAATTAGTGGATCACCAACCTCAACGGTTGTCCCTGCATCAACATATAAATGCGTGACTTTTCCAGCATAAGGTGACAAAATTTCTTGAAGTAACTTATCGTTTTGTACTTCAGCAACAGGATCATCCATTGCGACAACATCACCAACTTTAACAAGCCATGATGTAATATCACCTTCAGCCATACCCTCACCAATATCAGGCATTGTAAAAATCTCAGTCATAATTAACAACCTCCATTACCTTAACCACAACATCATCTGGTTTAATCATCCAGTCATTTTCTGCTTGTCCAAAGGGATAAATAGAATCTGGTGCAGCAACACGACCAATTGGTGCCTTCAAATGTAATATAAAACGTTCAGAAATCTCACTCATCACGTTTGCACCTATACCAGCCATTCGTTGTGCTTCTTGAACAACCACAACGCGACCGGTTTTACTAATTGTTTCCCCTATACTTTCAATGTCAAGGGGCGAAACTGTACGTAAATCTAATACTTCAGCAGAAATACCATTTTTTTCTAACGTATCCGCCGCCTTCAAAGCAACTGGCACACCACCACCATAAGAAATAATAGATACATCCTCACCTGAACGAGCGACCGCCGCTTTATCCAACGGTACTGTGTAATATCCGTCTGGCACCTCTCCTTTTAATGAGCGATATAGATGTAAATTCTCTAAGAATACAACTGGATCGTTAGACGCAACTGCACTTAAGAGAAGCCCCTTTGCATCGGCTGGATTAGCTGGCATGACCACACGAATTCCTGGAATCTGTGCCATCATACCTTCTAAATTATCCGCATGCATTTCAGGTGTTTTTGTGCCACCACCATATGGCGCACGCACCACAATGGGCATATTTCGGGTACCATTAAAGCGGAAGCGGTTACGTGACATTTGTCCAGCAATAGAATCCATGACTTCAAAAACGAAACCAAAAAACTGTATTTCCATAATTGGACGATAATCCTGTGTCGTTAGTCCGATAGCTAACCCACCAATCGCAGATTCTGCTAAGGGTGTATTAAATACGCGATCATCACCATACTTAGCTTGGAGGCCATCTGTTGCACGGAATACACCACCGTTTTTACCAACATCTTCACCAAAAATAATGACATTATCATCTTTTTCTAACGCTAAATCCATTGCCTCTCGGGTAGCGTCAATATAACTCTTAACAGCCATGTTACTTTCCCTCACTTTCCAACTTGGTAATTTGTTCAGTCATCGCATAGCTAGGTACTTCAAGTGTATTTTTCACGAAATCAGATATTTTTTGTTTAGACACAGCATCAGCAATTTTAATTTGATCATCAATATGTTCGTTAATCTCGGAAATATAGTCCTCTTCTTGCTTACTATCCCAAATTCCCCTATCCGTCATATACTTGCGCATGCGAAGCAACGGCTCTTTTTGCCACCAAGTATCAATGTCCTCTTGCTCACGGTAGCGTAGTGGATCATCACCCGCTGTTGAATGGGCTTCCAAACGATTTGTTAAGGTTTCGATTAGTACTGGACCGTGACCACTAACGGCCCAAGCACGGGCTTCCTTTGAAGCTAAATATACGGCAACCGGATCATTGCCATCAACAACTATACTAGGCACACCTGCTGACCAACCTTTTGCCGCTAAATGTGTTGCTGCTGTTTGCAATTCACGCGGCGTTGAAATTGCAAAACCGTTGTTTTGTATAAAGAATACAGCATTAGCCTTATAAGCACCCGCAAAGTTCACACCTTCATAAAAATCACCTTGCGATGAACCACCATCACCAGTATAGGCATATGCCACAGCGTCCTTTTGCCGTTTTTTCAACCCCAAAGCTATACCGGCTGCTTCAACATACTGCGCACCAATAATGATCTGTGGCATCCAAGAATTAACAGGTTTCCCGTCCTCAGTGGTGAAAACGTTTCCCAAAACATGTCCTCTAGACCACAGAATGGCTTTCCAAATCGGCCATCCTTTCACAACAATTTCAGGAATATCACGATAACCAGGCATGAGCCAGTCATCATCATTAAAAGCATAAGATGAGGCCATTTGAGATGCCTCTTGTCCAGCCGTTGGCGCAAAGAATCCAAAACGGCCCTGTTTTGCTAATTTTGTGGAGCGAATATCAAGTTGCCGACTTAATAACATACGCTTCATGATGTTTTTGAAATCATCATCTGACAACGCTGCTCTTTCCAAAGCATCGTTGTCCACAATTTCTCCTTTGTTGTTTAGAACACTTAACGTTGGGAAAGCATCCGCTTGCTCTTGAATCTGATGATCAAAATCAAGAATTGCTTTATTTGTCGTTGTTATATCAGCCATTATTACTTACCTCATCTTTCTGAAAGAAGGTTCTTAGTAACTCGTCAATTGTAATGCTACCAAAATACTGCCCATTTTTATTGTCTTCTAGAACTTGAGAAACCGCTTGACGTGTAAATGGCAACCCAATAAATTGTGCCTTCATTTCACGCCAATCACGTACACCCAAAAAATCTCCGGTGAAATTAATGTCCGTTATTTTACCATCTTCAACATCAATTTGTGTATCAATGCTGCCACCATCAAATTTGGCATGATTATTATACATGAATTTCGGACTCATACCATAGTTCCAAGACCAATTTGAAAATTGGTCATCGCGCAATTTTAAAATATCATTTTTTTGTGTTTCAGATAACTTATACTCCCCATCTTTCCCTTCATTTGTTAAATAATATTGTAACTGCGCGATAAACTTTTCGATTGTCAACTCTTTTGGTGCATAGTCTTTAATATTTCCAACGCGTGATCGTACTGACTTAGCAGCCTTTGATATGAATTTTTCATCAGCAACATTTAATGACCGAACCATTGCATCAACGTCAGTATTCCAAAGCAATGTACCATGATGCATCAAGTAACCACCAGCATACCTTTGCGCATTACCTGAAATTTTTTTACCATCAATTTCCAAATCATTTCGACCCGATATATCAACATGAATGCCGACTGACTCCAAAGCATCCGCCATTGGTTTAACAAATTGACGAAAATCCACATGTGCACTACTGGCAACCGGTACAAAAAATGTAAAACATATATTGCCAAGGTCATGATAAACAGAACCACCACCTGATACTCGTCTAACAACTTGAACATCATGCGCGTCAATATAATCCGCGTTCACTTCCGAAAACGTATTTTGATTTTCACCCACGATTACTGCTCGTTTATTTTGCCACAAAGAAAATACTGGTTTATCAGGATGTAAATTTTTTAGCAACCAAGCATCCATAGCAATATTTGTGTAGGCATCTTGATTAAAATAATTAATAAATTGCATGATCCACGCTCCTTTTTTGAAACCGCTTACATATTACACCTTTTATTATACGCTCGTTTAAGAAAAATTAAAGTACTTCTCAACCTTTTTGTGATATACGCAGCGATAATTTTTAAGATATAAAAAAGTTGTAGTTGAATAAATTCAACTACAACTTTTGAAACTATGCTTTGGTTTTTTGACCACTGTAACGACTAAAACCCCCACGCAAAATAAATACGCTATTTTTATCATAACCTTGTTTATGTAACGCCTTACTAACTCGGGCAACATCACGCAAGCGATCATCATATAAAAAAATATCTCGATCTTTACGTAACCCTGACTTACCCTGTGTAAAATTAACAGATGGTATGTTCCGAGCACCCATAATATGTGATCTCTTATATGTTGCTGATTCACGAACATCAATAATTTGACCACTTTCAGATTTCAGCTTTTCATCAAATTCTTCAGGTTTAAGCAACTTACCACCTTGCTTCACTGATAACAGTACAAATAACCAACTACCCAGAGCTACTAAGCCCCATGCAGCAATTACTATAATAACAGTTAATATTAAATTCATTACTTACCTCTTCCAATAACGTCAATTCTTATATTATAACAAAAAAAAACGCTCTTGAGCGTTTTTTAAAAGATATCCTTAATTTTTTCTAGTGCGTCTTTATTAATAACAACTTCACCATGCTCACGTAAAACGTCATCTTTAATATCACTTTCAGTCGCAAACTCAAAAGCTAATGATTTCTGATCTTTCAACATATTATCAGTAAAATTATCTAATGGAAATTGTACTGATAAGTAAAAGGTAGAATCATAACGATATAAATTAGAAATAATTTCGGGCCCATTAATAAACTGTGAAATTGAAATCAATGATTCCAAGTCAGATAATTTCAATGTCAACTTATTTTCAACACGATTGACAGATGACTTTACAGAAGTTACAGCGTCAACGTCAGTCTCATTTAATGTCACAGTGCCATCGTCTGACTCTCTTAACTCAGTTTTACGCTCATCAGAAACATCATCAGTTTCATCATCTTTATGTTTCGCATAGGCCATTAAATTATTAATAGCATCTCCAACTTGATTTTCATCATCTATTCTAGATATAAAAAGTTCTAAGCCATTCCGATTTGGTAAAATTTGAAAGCTAACTTGGTCATCATCTCCAAAATCATGCTCAACATCAACCTCTGATAAAATATTGTAGAAAAAAGATTCGATTTTATCATGATTACCAAGCAAATCCATAACCGAAATGCCGCGTTCTTTTAAATCATTATTTTCAATCATAACACGAATTGTATTTTCATTAATTCGTTCCATTTCCATAATCAATTATTCCCCTTTCACAAAAATATATTATTAATGACCTATAAAAAATAATCTCTGCTAATCTTTTTCGACGACTAAATCCCCAGCAACATCCGCAAAATCAGCTTTAAATGTAGCACGAATAAGTTCTCGTTGACGCACATTTTTTGGCAAAAAACGACGAATTTCATCATCATTATAACCAACTTGCATACGTCGTTCATCCATAATAATCGGTCTTTTTAATAATGAAGGATTAGCTACAATTAGATCTATAAACTCATTAATTGAAATACTATCAAGGTCAAAATTCAGATTTGCATATACTTTTGACCGTTTCGAAATTAATTCTTCTGTACCATCTTCAGTTAATCGTAATAGGGCTTTTACTTCTTCAGCACGTAATGGCGTTTTATTTACATCACGCTCAACATACTCAATATTATGAGATTCAAGCCA includes these proteins:
- the lpdA gene encoding dihydrolipoyl dehydrogenase; amino-acid sequence: MVVGAQARDVDTIIIGSGPGGYVAAIRAAELGQKVTIIERDEIGGVCLNIGCIPSKALINVGHHYREAISETPFGLETENVTLDWSKTQSWKQNTVVNTLTSGVKLLLKKHHVDIIKGEATFNDNETVNIVQDDGHELLQFNNAIIATGSRPIEIPSMPFGDRIIDSTGALSLEQIPEKLIIVGGGVIGSELGGVYANLGTKVTIIEGLDHTLNGFDHEMTKPVLDDFKKQGGEVVTSATAKSAVQTADHVTLNYEVDGKEQSVTGDYLLVAVGRRANTDAIGLNNTDVKLTERGVIDVAENMQTRVPHIFAIGDITAGPQLAHKASFQGKIAAAAISGDKQARDLHYSLPAVAYTQFELATTGEDLETIKSDNLEVKISKFPFAGNGRAISMDDTTGFIRLISDKKTNALLGAQIVGPSASDLISELSLAIENGLTTNDISLTIHPHPTLGEAIMDTAELADGLPIHI
- a CDS encoding 2-oxo acid dehydrogenase subunit E2, yielding MTEIFTMPDIGEGMAEGDITSWLVKVGDVVAMDDPVAEVQNDKLLQEILSPYAGKVTHLYVDAGTTVEVGDPLIEFDGSGTPDTGSDEKTVVETTAPSSEDEVPLVTSDDTTQMVKVANGHVLAMPSVRHLAFEKGIDLTTVTPTGRHGHVTLSDVESFNKENVSESQAVAPVEVATQQGTKPNDITPKAPEVLHEGRQPMTPTRRAIAKAMGAQNATIPSVTNFDSVEVSKLVAHRSSFKAQAQADGVRLTYLAYAVKALAATAKKFPEINASVDMDTNEIIYHEDVNMGIAVNAPSGLYVPVIMHADQKSILTIAKEIVELSEAVREGSITSQQMRGSTITISNLGSARGTWFTPIINGKEVAILGLGTIVKEPMIDENDDIVVGQNMKLSLSYDHRLIDGMLGQAALNYLKQLLADPAYMLMEV
- a CDS encoding alpha-ketoacid dehydrogenase subunit beta; its protein translation is MAVKSYIDATREAMDLALEKDDNVIIFGEDVGKNGGVFRATDGLQAKYGDDRVFNTPLAESAIGGLAIGLTTQDYRPIMEIQFFGFVFEVMDSIAGQMSRNRFRFNGTRNMPIVVRAPYGGGTKTPEMHADNLEGMMAQIPGIRVVMPANPADAKGLLLSAVASNDPVVFLENLHLYRSLKGEVPDGYYTVPLDKAAVARSGEDVSIISYGGGVPVALKAADTLEKNGISAEVLDLRTVSPLDIESIGETISKTGRVVVVQEAQRMAGIGANVMSEISERFILHLKAPIGRVAAPDSIYPFGQAENDWMIKPDDVVVKVMEVVNYD
- a CDS encoding thiamine pyrophosphate-dependent dehydrogenase E1 component subunit alpha, with product MADITTTNKAILDFDHQIQEQADAFPTLSVLNNKGEIVDNDALERAALSDDDFKNIMKRMLLSRQLDIRSTKLAKQGRFGFFAPTAGQEASQMASSYAFNDDDWLMPGYRDIPEIVVKGWPIWKAILWSRGHVLGNVFTTEDGKPVNSWMPQIIIGAQYVEAAGIALGLKKRQKDAVAYAYTGDGGSSQGDFYEGVNFAGAYKANAVFFIQNNGFAISTPRELQTAATHLAAKGWSAGVPSIVVDGNDPVAVYLASKEARAWAVSGHGPVLIETLTNRLEAHSTAGDDPLRYREQEDIDTWWQKEPLLRMRKYMTDRGIWDSKQEEDYISEINEHIDDQIKIADAVSKQKISDFVKNTLEVPSYAMTEQITKLESEGK
- a CDS encoding lipoate--protein ligase; protein product: MQFINYFNQDAYTNIAMDAWLLKNLHPDKPVFSLWQNKRAVIVGENQNTFSEVNADYIDAHDVQVVRRVSGGGSVYHDLGNICFTFFVPVASSAHVDFRQFVKPMADALESVGIHVDISGRNDLEIDGKKISGNAQRYAGGYLMHHGTLLWNTDVDAMVRSLNVADEKFISKAAKSVRSRVGNIKDYAPKELTIEKFIAQLQYYLTNEGKDGEYKLSETQKNDILKLRDDQFSNWSWNYGMSPKFMYNNHAKFDGGSIDTQIDVEDGKITDINFTGDFLGVRDWREMKAQFIGLPFTRQAVSQVLEDNKNGQYFGSITIDELLRTFFQKDEVSNNG
- a CDS encoding rhodanese-like domain-containing protein, encoding MNLILTVIIVIAAWGLVALGSWLFVLLSVKQGGKLLKPEEFDEKLKSESGQIIDVRESATYKRSHIMGARNIPSVNFTQGKSGLRKDRDIFLYDDRLRDVARVSKALHKQGYDKNSVFILRGGFSRYSGQKTKA
- a CDS encoding adaptor protein MecA; amino-acid sequence: MEMERINENTIRVMIENNDLKERGISVMDLLGNHDKIESFFYNILSEVDVEHDFGDDDQVSFQILPNRNGLELFISRIDDENQVGDAINNLMAYAKHKDDETDDVSDERKTELRESDDGTVTLNETDVDAVTSVKSSVNRVENKLTLKLSDLESLISISQFINGPEIISNLYRYDSTFYLSVQFPLDNFTDNMLKDQKSLAFEFATESDIKDDVLREHGEVVINKDALEKIKDIF
- the spx gene encoding transcriptional regulator Spx, whose product is MVIVFSSPSCTSCRKAKQWLESHNIEYVERDVNKTPLRAEEVKALLRLTEDGTEELISKRSKVYANLNFDLDSISINEFIDLIVANPSLLKRPIIMDERRMQVGYNDDEIRRFLPKNVRQRELIRATFKADFADVAGDLVVEKD